The Treponema sp. Marseille-Q3903 genomic interval TAATGTCGAAGTGATTTTGGTTGACCACAACGAAATAGCGCAGGCTGTAGAAGGTGTCGAACATTATAAAATCAAGGAAGTGATAGACCATCACAGAATCGGGGCAATTCCGACAAAAGACCCAATCACGTTTATCAACCGTCCTGTCGGTTCTACTGCAACACAGATTGCAGGTTTATATCAAGAATATAAAGTTCCAATTCCAAAAGATGTTGCGTCTTTGCTCCTGTGCGGTATTTTATCTGACACGCTGATCCTGCAATCGGCAACTACAACAGATACTGATCGAGATGCTGTTGAATATTTGTCGTCTATCACCGACCTCGATTATAAAGAACTTGGGAATGAAATTATAAAGGCCGGCAGCAACATCAAAGGTCGCGATGCTTCCGATTTGATTCATCAGGATATGAAAGAATACGTTGAAGGAAAAGTTTCTTACACTGCAAGCCAGATTGAAGTTGGGAACACTCGGGAAGTTATGGATCGCAAAGCTGATTTCCTCAAGGAGCTTGAAATTGAACGGCGCGGTCGCAAAACATTGTTCAGTTGTCTTCTTGTCACCGATATCACAAATCTTTCCAGCATTCTTTTAATAGACTACGATTCAAAATTTGAGCAGTTTATCACATGGCCGAAGATGGAAGACAAGGTATACTACTTGCAGGGAGTTGTTTCTCGAAAAAAGCAACTTATTCCGCTTATCACAGAGGCTGTACTAAACTACCAGAAGTGACATGCTCTTGGGAACAATGTTGCGTAGTCGGGCTTTGTGCTGATTAGCTATGTCTTATTCCCAGCCGAATGTTGCAGGCGGTTTATTTGTTGCGTCAAAGTAAAGTGCATCTACAAATGGAAGAGCCGCAATCTGCTCTACAATTTTTCCGAGTATTTCCTTTGGAATCATGGCAAAGCGAGCAGTCATCACGTCTTCTGAAACTACAGGGCGTAAAACAAATGTCGCTCTGTCTGCGCTTGTTGCAAAAGGCAGACCGATTGTAAGGTGCTGGAAAATTTTGTCGTACCAGCCGGCTTTGCGAAGTTCTGTCAAAACAATGTTGTCTACTTCGCGCAGTTGGTCGAGCCGGCGGCGGTCGCAGTAGCCTTCCTGCAATTTAAGGTCTTCATTTTTTACACCTTGTTTTTGGTATAATTTAATGCACGTCCTGTTGATGAATCTGGCTTTATTTGTGATTGCAGAAGAACATGCTTCAATTTTTTCGCGCTTGTTAGGAAAGTGGCGCATTCCGATTTTTGCAGCGTCCGTTCTGTTTGCCCATTCTCCGTCTTTTGCAGACCCAAAATCTAAGATGGCAGGGAAACGATATGTGCGGAAGTCTCCTTGAACGCCGACCGAGCGGACTGGAAGTACATCACGCTTCAGATTTGCCGTACAGTTTGCGCAGAACATATCGAGTGTAACTTCAGCCAATTCTTTTTTAGCAGCGGCGTATTCTTCTTCGTCTTTTTGAGACCATGATTTTCCATCATAGCAAAGCACGTTGATTGAAAGTCCAGGACCGGGGAACGGATGACGCATGATAAGTTGCTCTGGTAGACCTAGCTTGTATCCGATTGCGCGAACTTCATCTTTATATAGCTCTCGGATAGGCTCGATTATCAGACCTTTTTCAATCAGTTTTTGAATACCGTCAACTCTGTTGTGATGAGTTTTAATAGTGTTTGAGTTTTTTGTTCCGCCTGATTCAATGATGTCAGGATACAAAGTTCCTTGTGCGAGTAGCCAGTTATCATCAAGTTTTTGTTTTGATATAACTTCGTTGTAAACTGTTATAAAGTTTTCTCCGACAGCCATCCGCTTTTTTTGTGGGTCTGTGAGCCCTGCGATTGCTTTCAAAAAACTTTCAGAAGCGTCTTCAGTGATAAAGTTTGAAAATCCAAACTTTTTGTAAGCAGCTGCAACTTCGGCACTTTCATTTTTACGCATAAAACCGTTATCGATATGAAGCCCGAGAACTCTTTTTTGCCCGAGAGCTTTGTTTAGAAGCGCAAACGTGATTGTCGAATCTACTCCTCCGCTTAAAAACAAAAGAACGTTTTTGTCACCTGCATCTTTTTTGATGTTTTCCAAGATAATTTGAAGCACAGTTTCGTGATCCCAATTTTTTTCCATTCCGCAATAATTCGCAAAATTCTGAAAAATTCGTTCACCGC includes:
- the guaA gene encoding glutamine-hydrolyzing GMP synthase yields the protein MSRSKIVVLDFGSQYAHLIAKRFRMLGYYSEIALPSTDIFVFENCKGIVFSGGPSSVYDEKVPEFNSEILNLDIPILGLCYGHYIVQLGYNGKVGKQETGEFGFATLNINEKLKSPLFEGIEHQQQVWMSHQDGVLKLGDGFEVLGSTKDCKYAATQNLAKKRFSLQFHCEVKDTPCGERIFQNFANYCGMEKNWDHETVLQIILENIKKDAGDKNVLLFLSGGVDSTITFALLNKALGQKRVLGLHIDNGFMRKNESAEVAAAYKKFGFSNFITEDASESFLKAIAGLTDPQKKRMAVGENFITVYNEVISKQKLDDNWLLAQGTLYPDIIESGGTKNSNTIKTHHNRVDGIQKLIEKGLIIEPIRELYKDEVRAIGYKLGLPEQLIMRHPFPGPGLSINVLCYDGKSWSQKDEEEYAAAKKELAEVTLDMFCANCTANLKRDVLPVRSVGVQGDFRTYRFPAILDFGSAKDGEWANRTDAAKIGMRHFPNKREKIEACSSAITNKARFINRTCIKLYQKQGVKNEDLKLQEGYCDRRRLDQLREVDNIVLTELRKAGWYDKIFQHLTIGLPFATSADRATFVLRPVVSEDVMTARFAMIPKEILGKIVEQIAALPFVDALYFDATNKPPATFGWE